One Agrococcus jenensis genomic region harbors:
- the paaZ gene encoding phenylacetic acid degradation bifunctional protein PaaZ produces METTMSDLMTRTRILPSYVQDGWWEPTGDAASDAAIVRDASTGEEVVRVSTTGLDLAAALEHARTVGQHSLAPLTFHQRAILLKRMALALTERKGELYELSSRTGATKNDSWVDIDGGIGVLFTYSSKGRREMPQSTIYLDGPVEQLSKDGSFLARHICTTLPGVAVQINAFNFPVWGALEKLAPAFLAGMPTLIKPATPTGYVAEHMVRILAESGLLPAGAIQLVSGSARDLLDHLRLGDTVSFTGSASTAAGLRLHDAVQTHGVRFTVETDSINASVLGPDAEPGTPEFDAFVRGVVTEMTAKAGQKCTAIRRAIVPTDMTDAVADAVRERIAAKVVVGDPRAEGVTMGPLASTEQRDEVLKQVMKLREGGGQIVVGGDAGQVTLADGSLGEAVDGAFVAPTLLAFRDPESEALHEIEAFGPVSSLVEYGSPEQAAEIVARGGGSLVTSVASHDPVFVAELTRRIAPHNGRILLLDRDDARASTGHGSPLPMLVHGGPGRAGGGEELGGIRSVLHHMQRTAIQGSPTMLTALTGVWHQGAAASTDAPHPFRKSLAELRIGDQVVSERRVITLDDIEHFADFTGDLFYAHMDQEAAEANPFFPGRVAHGYLLLSFAAGLFVEPAPGPVLANTGLDNLRFMTPVSPGDSLRVTLTAKQITPRETDPYGEVRWDAVLTNQDDETVAQYDLLTYVAKEQAQAQEQSGR; encoded by the coding sequence ATGGAGACGACGATGTCCGACCTCATGACCCGCACCCGCATCCTGCCGAGCTACGTCCAGGACGGCTGGTGGGAGCCGACCGGCGACGCCGCGAGCGACGCGGCGATCGTACGCGACGCCTCCACCGGCGAGGAGGTCGTGCGCGTCTCGACGACGGGCCTCGACCTCGCGGCCGCGCTCGAGCACGCCCGCACCGTGGGCCAGCACAGCCTCGCGCCGCTCACCTTCCACCAGCGGGCGATCCTGCTGAAGCGCATGGCGCTCGCGCTCACCGAGCGCAAGGGCGAGCTCTACGAGCTCTCGAGCCGCACGGGCGCGACGAAGAACGACTCGTGGGTCGACATCGACGGCGGCATCGGCGTGCTGTTCACCTACTCGTCGAAGGGCCGCCGCGAGATGCCGCAGTCGACGATCTACCTCGACGGCCCGGTCGAGCAGCTCTCGAAGGACGGCTCGTTCCTCGCCCGCCACATCTGCACGACGCTGCCCGGCGTCGCGGTGCAGATCAACGCCTTCAACTTCCCCGTCTGGGGTGCGCTCGAGAAGCTCGCCCCCGCGTTCCTCGCCGGCATGCCCACGCTCATCAAGCCCGCGACGCCGACCGGCTACGTCGCCGAGCACATGGTCCGCATCCTCGCCGAGTCGGGCCTGCTGCCCGCGGGCGCGATCCAGCTCGTCTCCGGCTCCGCGCGCGACCTGCTCGACCACCTGCGGCTCGGCGACACCGTGAGCTTCACCGGGTCCGCGTCGACCGCCGCCGGTCTGCGCCTCCACGACGCGGTGCAGACCCACGGCGTGCGCTTCACCGTCGAGACCGACTCGATCAACGCATCCGTGCTCGGCCCCGACGCCGAGCCTGGCACCCCGGAGTTCGACGCGTTCGTGCGCGGCGTCGTGACGGAGATGACGGCGAAGGCCGGCCAGAAGTGCACGGCCATCCGCCGCGCGATCGTGCCGACCGACATGACGGATGCGGTGGCCGACGCCGTGCGCGAGCGCATCGCCGCGAAGGTGGTCGTCGGCGACCCGCGCGCCGAGGGCGTGACGATGGGACCGCTCGCGTCGACCGAGCAGCGCGACGAGGTGCTCAAGCAGGTCATGAAGCTGCGCGAGGGTGGCGGGCAGATCGTCGTCGGCGGCGACGCCGGCCAGGTGACGCTCGCCGACGGCTCGCTCGGCGAGGCGGTCGACGGCGCGTTCGTCGCCCCGACGCTGCTCGCGTTCCGCGATCCCGAGTCGGAGGCCCTGCACGAGATCGAGGCGTTCGGCCCCGTCTCGTCGCTCGTCGAGTACGGCAGCCCCGAGCAGGCGGCGGAGATCGTCGCGCGCGGCGGCGGCTCGCTCGTGACGTCGGTCGCATCCCACGACCCGGTGTTCGTCGCCGAGCTCACGCGCCGCATCGCGCCGCACAACGGCCGCATCCTGCTGCTCGACCGCGACGACGCGCGCGCCTCCACCGGCCACGGCTCGCCGCTGCCGATGCTCGTGCACGGCGGCCCCGGCCGCGCGGGCGGCGGTGAGGAGCTGGGCGGCATCCGCTCGGTGCTCCACCACATGCAGCGCACCGCCATCCAGGGCAGCCCGACCATGCTCACCGCGCTCACCGGCGTCTGGCACCAGGGCGCCGCGGCGTCGACGGATGCGCCCCACCCGTTCCGCAAGTCGCTCGCCGAGCTGCGCATCGGCGACCAGGTCGTCTCGGAGCGCCGCGTCATCACGCTCGACGACATCGAGCACTTCGCCGACTTCACCGGCGACCTCTTCTACGCCCACATGGACCAGGAGGCGGCGGAGGCGAACCCGTTCTTCCCGGGACGCGTGGCGCACGGCTACCTGCTGCTGTCGTTCGCGGCGGGGCTCTTCGTCGAGCCGGCGCCGGGTCCCGTGCTCGCGAACACCGGCCTCGACAACCTCCGCTTCATGACGCCCGTCTCGCCGGGCGACTCGCTGCGGGTCACGCTCACGGCGAAGCAGATCACGCCGCGCGAGACCGACCCCTACGGCGAGGTTCGATGGGATGCGGTGCTCACCAACCAGGACGACGAGACGGTCGCGCAGTACGACCTGCTGACCTACGTCGCGAAGGAGCAGGCGCAGGCGCAGGAGCAGTCCGGCCGCTGA
- a CDS encoding transglycosylase family protein: protein MSKHTTSGITSGTRARRSKRAIAGLVATGVATVAGAVLVPTAANAASDSTWDALAQCESGGNWSINTGNGYYGGLQFSLSTWQAYGGSGNPADASRAEQIRVAENTLAGQGWGAWPSCSAQIGASGAAEPRAAAPVQQAAPAPQQQAAPAAPAAPAQQAAPAQQAAAPAQQAPAALQLPDVEPGDVTYAVLPGDTLFEIAEAQGVESGWLGIFAVNQDTLSNPDLIMAGQQLVLPAE, encoded by the coding sequence GTGAGCAAGCACACCACGTCCGGCATCACCTCCGGCACCCGCGCCCGCCGATCGAAGCGCGCGATCGCGGGGCTCGTCGCCACCGGCGTCGCCACCGTCGCGGGCGCCGTGCTCGTGCCGACCGCTGCGAACGCGGCATCGGACTCGACCTGGGACGCGCTCGCGCAGTGCGAGTCGGGCGGCAACTGGTCGATCAACACCGGCAACGGCTACTACGGCGGGCTGCAGTTCTCGCTGTCGACCTGGCAGGCCTACGGCGGCAGCGGCAACCCTGCCGACGCGTCGCGCGCGGAGCAGATCCGCGTGGCCGAGAACACGCTCGCCGGCCAGGGCTGGGGCGCATGGCCCTCGTGCTCGGCGCAGATCGGCGCGAGCGGCGCCGCCGAGCCGCGCGCTGCAGCGCCGGTGCAGCAGGCCGCTCCGGCCCCGCAGCAGCAGGCCGCCCCCGCGGCGCCGGCCGCGCCCGCCCAGCAGGCGGCACCCGCGCAGCAGGCGGCGGCGCCCGCACAGCAGGCGCCGGCAGCGCTGCAGCTGCCCGACGTCGAGCCGGGCGACGTGACCTACGCGGTCCTGCCGGGCGACACGCTCTTCGAGATCGCCGAGGCGCAGGGCGTCGAGAGCGGCTGGCTCGGCATCTTCGCCGTGAACCAGGACACGCTGTCGAACCCCGACCTGATCATGGCGGGCCAGCAGCTGGTGCTCCCCGCCGAGTAG
- a CDS encoding nucleotidyltransferase domain-containing protein gives MEGSEVARIAAWLAARGVVYQCNGGWAVDALVGRQTRPHGDLDVFLDAAAVADAVAWLEQDGYGVAEDWLPVRVELRAEGRAVDPHPMRLEPNGDGVQALLDGGSIVHPVASRTIGRVAGFPVVVADAARLIALRAGYELRAVDRHDLALLRSLEAAPTTT, from the coding sequence ATGGAGGGCTCGGAGGTCGCGCGCATCGCCGCGTGGCTCGCTGCGCGCGGCGTCGTCTACCAGTGCAACGGCGGCTGGGCGGTGGATGCGCTGGTCGGGCGGCAGACGCGGCCGCACGGCGATCTCGACGTGTTCCTGGACGCGGCGGCGGTCGCGGATGCCGTCGCCTGGCTCGAGCAGGACGGCTACGGCGTGGCGGAGGACTGGCTGCCCGTGCGCGTCGAGCTGCGCGCGGAGGGCCGGGCGGTCGACCCGCACCCGATGCGCCTCGAGCCGAACGGCGACGGGGTCCAGGCGCTGCTGGACGGTGGCTCGATCGTGCATCCCGTCGCGTCGCGCACGATCGGCCGCGTGGCGGGCTTCCCCGTGGTCGTGGCCGACGCCGCGCGGCTCATCGCGCTGCGTGCGGGCTACGAGCTGCGGGCGGTCGACCGGCATGACCTAGCGCTGCTCAGATCGCTGGAGGCCGCGCCGACGACGACGTGA
- a CDS encoding TetR/AcrR family transcriptional regulator, translated as MTATAEPARRGRPGYDRDSMLEVVVAAFNERGYDATSLGVIAERLGLSKSAIYHHFASKEQMLEVALAQALDALEAVFDAPEATSGPVVDRIRYVVRSAVLVLCERKPFVTLLLRLRGNTPIELEAMRRRREIDRKLRLLFEASRDEGTLRPDMDPRIAERLTFGMVNSIAEWYRPGGSITPEQLADSVLELVRTGLREPSSL; from the coding sequence ATGACCGCCACCGCCGAGCCCGCCCGCCGCGGCCGCCCGGGCTACGACCGCGACTCGATGCTCGAGGTGGTCGTCGCGGCGTTCAACGAGCGCGGCTACGACGCGACGTCGCTCGGCGTCATCGCCGAGCGGCTCGGGCTGTCGAAGTCGGCGATCTACCACCACTTCGCCTCGAAGGAGCAGATGCTCGAGGTGGCGCTCGCCCAGGCGCTCGACGCGCTCGAGGCCGTGTTCGACGCGCCGGAGGCGACGTCGGGACCGGTGGTCGACCGCATCCGCTATGTCGTGCGCAGCGCCGTGCTCGTGCTGTGCGAGCGGAAGCCCTTCGTGACGCTGCTGCTGCGCCTGCGCGGCAACACCCCGATCGAGCTCGAGGCGATGCGCCGCCGGCGCGAGATCGACCGCAAGCTGCGGCTGCTGTTCGAGGCGTCGCGCGACGAGGGCACGCTGCGGCCCGACATGGATCCGCGCATCGCCGAGCGCCTGACCTTCGGCATGGTGAACTCGATCGCCGAGTGGTACCGGCCGGGCGGCTCGATCACGCCGGAGCAGCTCGCCGACTCGGTGCTCGAGCTCGTGCGCACCGGACTGCGCGAGCCGTCCTCGCTCTAG
- the paaK gene encoding phenylacetate--CoA ligase PaaK produces MLDQTTASDDLRDPDLRDTGERLSLDELRALQLERLQQTVRHAYANVPTYTRKLDEAGVTPDDIRSLDDLQLLPFTTKEDLRASYPFGMFAVPMAEVARIHASSGTTGRPTVVGYTKADLDVWAEVVARSLRAAGVRPGMKVHNAYGYGLFTGGQGAHAGIERLGATVIPVSGGQTARQVQLIRDFEPDAIMCTPSYLLTIADAFEDAGLDPRETSLKVAICGAEPWTNEMRHELERRMGIDAVDIYGLSEVMGPGVGSEFATTKDGPTIWEDHFLPEVIDGETGRQLPDGEMGELVFTSLTKQAFPVLRYRTRDLTRLLPGSAQSTMRRIEKITGRNDDMIILRGVNLFPTQIEEIALEIEHLTPHFVLELVKRGRMDGLVVKIECTPGLKPVVSTAAAEVLKLRVKERIGTTVDVEVVPAGSLPRSEGKYKRVYDLRESAAVVE; encoded by the coding sequence ATGCTTGACCAGACCACCGCATCCGATGACCTCCGCGACCCGGATCTGCGAGACACCGGCGAGCGGCTCTCGCTCGACGAGCTGCGCGCCCTGCAGCTCGAGCGGCTCCAGCAGACCGTGCGCCACGCCTACGCGAACGTGCCGACCTACACGCGGAAGCTCGACGAGGCCGGGGTGACGCCCGACGACATCCGCTCGCTCGACGACCTGCAGCTGCTGCCCTTCACCACGAAGGAGGACCTGCGGGCGTCGTACCCGTTCGGCATGTTCGCGGTGCCGATGGCCGAGGTCGCGCGCATCCACGCGTCGTCCGGCACGACCGGCCGCCCGACCGTCGTCGGCTACACGAAGGCCGACCTCGATGTGTGGGCAGAGGTCGTCGCGCGCTCGCTGCGCGCCGCGGGCGTGCGACCGGGCATGAAGGTGCACAACGCCTACGGCTACGGCCTCTTCACCGGCGGCCAGGGCGCGCACGCGGGCATCGAGCGGCTCGGCGCGACCGTCATCCCCGTCTCCGGCGGGCAGACGGCGCGGCAGGTGCAGCTCATCCGCGACTTCGAGCCCGACGCGATCATGTGCACGCCCTCGTACCTGCTGACGATCGCGGATGCGTTCGAGGACGCGGGGCTCGACCCGCGCGAGACGTCGCTCAAGGTCGCCATCTGCGGTGCCGAGCCGTGGACGAACGAGATGCGGCACGAGCTCGAGCGGCGGATGGGCATCGACGCGGTCGACATCTACGGGCTGTCGGAGGTCATGGGCCCCGGCGTCGGCAGCGAGTTCGCGACGACGAAGGACGGGCCGACGATCTGGGAGGACCACTTCCTGCCCGAGGTGATCGACGGCGAGACCGGTCGGCAGCTGCCCGACGGCGAGATGGGCGAGCTCGTCTTCACGTCGCTCACGAAGCAGGCGTTCCCGGTGCTGCGCTACCGCACGCGCGACCTGACGCGGCTGCTGCCCGGCTCGGCGCAGTCGACGATGCGACGCATCGAGAAGATCACCGGCCGCAACGACGACATGATCATCCTCCGCGGCGTGAACCTCTTCCCGACGCAGATCGAGGAGATCGCGCTCGAGATCGAGCACCTGACGCCGCACTTCGTGCTCGAGCTCGTCAAGCGCGGGCGCATGGACGGCCTGGTCGTGAAGATCGAGTGCACGCCCGGGCTCAAGCCGGTCGTCTCCACCGCGGCCGCCGAGGTGCTCAAGCTGCGCGTGAAGGAGCGGATCGGCACGACCGTCGACGTCGAGGTCGTGCCGGCCGGGTCGCTGCCGCGCTCGGAGGGCAAGTACAAGCGCGTCTACGACCTGCGCGAGTCCGCTGCGGTGGTCGAGTAG
- the paaI gene encoding hydroxyphenylacetyl-CoA thioesterase PaaI gives MRDESWLATIMAETDRAKEAFGIEIAELERGRAVLTMPITDAMVNGFGITHGGLVFTLADTAFAYACNEDATVTVASGADITFAKATHVGQTLTATAERRWRSGRNGIYDVSVVDETGDTVAEFRGRSFATNRPAPATPTGAGGPA, from the coding sequence ATGCGAGACGAGAGCTGGCTGGCCACGATCATGGCCGAGACGGACCGGGCCAAGGAGGCGTTCGGCATCGAGATCGCCGAGCTCGAGCGCGGCCGCGCCGTGCTCACGATGCCCATCACCGATGCGATGGTGAACGGCTTCGGCATCACCCACGGCGGGCTCGTCTTCACGCTCGCCGACACCGCCTTCGCCTACGCGTGCAACGAGGACGCCACGGTGACGGTCGCCTCCGGTGCCGACATCACGTTCGCGAAGGCCACGCACGTCGGGCAGACGCTCACCGCGACCGCCGAGCGCCGCTGGCGCTCCGGCCGCAACGGCATCTACGACGTGTCGGTCGTCGACGAGACCGGCGACACCGTCGCGGAGTTCCGCGGCCGCTCGTTCGCCACCAATCGCCCTGCCCCCGCGACGCCGACCGGCGCCGGCGGCCCCGCCTGA